The DNA sequence AAATATCCATGCCGACAATAAGGTAAGGTATACCTTGTTTTTGAGCTACCAAGAGTGAGCTCTAGATCATCAACTCCACATTCTTCATGGATCCTCTCCCCTTGCCATGGCTTAACCAGCCCTGTCATGTGACCTCCAAATGCGAATTCATCATAAATGACCTCAGCCATTGGAATATCAGCATTAAGATCAGAACCTGCAGCAATGGCAGGAGAGCATGTCCCGCTTTGTCCAGGAGTGCACATGCGGGATCCGCCACCAGCCATAACATCATCCTTAGAGCCAAATGGGTTGGGAGCGACAAGACTGAATGTAGGAGAATGTGGTCCTCCCTGGGGGATCCGGATCCCAGAAAACCATTCTGGGTCAACAATCTGACGCCCTGGACTTGGTGGCATAGAAGATGGCTGAAAGGAACAGAGCTGCCCACCCCAGGCTGGGCGGGTCAAATTTGCTTCCCAGTCTGTCTTAATTCTGGGTGTTCGGGCAGTTGGGGAACTCAATGGAGGAGTGACAGGTGCACTGATGGAACCGCCATGGGAATATAGATGAGAGAGCTTGGAGGAAGAGGCAGATGAGGATGCCGATGAGAGGTTTTTCAGCCATGGGATGAGGGAATTACCATCACCATTTGGGTTGGCAGCAGCATAGGAAGATGAAGCT is a window from the Cannabis sativa cultivar Pink pepper isolate KNU-18-1 chromosome 1, ASM2916894v1, whole genome shotgun sequence genome containing:
- the LOC115706839 gene encoding BES1/BZR1 homolog protein 4, whose protein sequence is MTSGTRLPTWKERENNKRRERRRRAIAAKIFSGLRMYGNYKLPKHCDNNEVLKALCNEAGWTVELDGTTYRKGCKPAERMDVVGGSAATSPCSSYHPSPYASYNPSPGSSSFPSPASSSYAAANPNGDGNSLIPWLKNLSSASSSASSSKLSHLYSHGGSISAPVTPPLSSPTARTPRIKTDWEANLTRPAWGGQLCSFQPSSMPPSPGRQIVDPEWFSGIRIPQGGPHSPTFSLVAPNPFGSKDDVMAGGGSRMCTPGQSGTCSPAIAAGSDLNADIPMAEVIYDEFAFGGHMTGLVKPWQGERIHEECGVDDLELTLGSSKTR